In Zingiber officinale cultivar Zhangliang chromosome 6A, Zo_v1.1, whole genome shotgun sequence, a single genomic region encodes these proteins:
- the LOC121998054 gene encoding protein MOS2-like, with product MEKEATKLSFSFSSSKPSSRPPASKLTRPPTNDFGSKPQFVTIFDPSAVPNPDDSKLVIAPIPNAYSSPALKRMKNLLPLPTADDDPSADTTTRFVLDTSTGDAPAGSIPYGLTLRSTDESRSHREEGGGSGRGRSRAQDEDFRRYREDVKDRPEEQSMEAFEQVKVEDFAAAVLAGYGWNQGQVIGRNKNLADTNVFEYKRKGGSEGLGYNPSTGDPKKRRGSWVVEGSKEKAREKEKVLRVISGRYMGSKGIVLKSFENFELVLKLQRSGEEVKLSHDMVAELGSAEEEKFLKKLKKSEDEYKSGKKDNRKREERRSMETRREDKSNIVQQSTMSTDRNGVPKVRWLTSYIRVRIISKDFMGGKLYLQKGKVIDVVGPTTCDISMDGSQELVQCVGQDILETALPKLGGSVLVLYGKHKGIFGNLVERNAEKETGVIREAGSHEFIKVKLDEIAEYLGDPSYLGY from the coding sequence ATGGAGAAAGAAGCGACAAAgctttccttctccttctcctcttccaagCCCTCATCTCGCCCCCCAGCCTCCAAGCTCACCCGGCCGCCTACCAATGATTTCGGCTCGAAACCCCAATTCGTCACCATCTTCGATCCCTCCGCAGTCCCTAATCCCGACGACTCCAAGCTCGTCATCGCCCCGATTCCCAACGCCTACAGCAGCCCTGCCTTGAAGCGGATGAAGAACCTCCTCCCCCTTCCCACCGCCGATGACGACCCCTCCGCTGACACAACCACCCGCTTTGTCCTAGACACCTCTACCGGCGACGCCCCTGCTGGGAGCATCCCGTATGGGCTCACCCTTCGTTCGACCGATGAATCCAGATCCCACCGAGAGGAAGGGGGCGGGTCTGGCCGTGGACGCAGCCGTGCCCAGGACGAAGATTTTCGGAGATATAGGGAAGATGTGAAGGATCGGCCGGAAGAACAAAGCATGGAGGCTTTCGAACAAGTCAAGGTGGAGGACTTTGCTGCCGCTGTCCTTGCTGGGTATGGGTGGAACCAAGGCCAGGTGATTGGACGGAACAAGAATCTAGCTGACACCAATGTCTTTGAATACAAGAGAAAGGGTGGATCTGAAGGTCTCGGATACAACCCATCTACGGGTGatcccaagaagagaagaggctcTTGGGTTGTGGAAGGCTCAAAAGAGAaagcaagagagaaggagaaggtacTCAGGGTTATATCAGGCAGATATATGGGTTCCAAAGGAATAGTCTTGaagagttttgaaaattttgagcTTGTCTTGAAGCTgcagaggagtggagaggaggtgAAGCTAAGTCATGATATGGTGGCTGAGTTGGGATCAGCGGAGGAAGAGAAGTTCCTGAAGAAGCTTAAGAAATCAGAAGATGAGTACAAGAGTGGGAAGAAGGATAACAggaagagagaggagaggaggagcATGGAAACAAGAAGAGAGGACAAGAGTAACATCGTGCAGCAAAGCACCATGAGCACTGATCGTAATGGGGTACCCAAGGTCCGATGGCTTACAAGTTATATTCGAGTCAGAATAATCAGCAAGGATTTCATGGGTGGAAAGTTGTACCTGCAGAAGGGTAAGGTGATTGATGTGGTTGGACCAACAACCTGCGACATTTCTATGGATGGAAGCCAAGAATTGGTACAATGTGTTGGTCAGGACATCTTGGAGACAGCTCTGCCTAAGCTAGGAGGATCAGTGCTTGTGTTGTATGGGAAGCACAAGGGAATTTTTGGAAATCTAGTAGAGAGAAATGCTGAGAAAGAAACTGGAGTGATAAGGGAGGCTGGTAGTCATGAGTTTATCAAGGTTAAGCTGGATGAGATTGCAGAATATCTTGGGGATCCAAGCTACCTTGGATATTGA